From the Methylomonas sp. MK1 genome, one window contains:
- the rpsL gene encoding 30S ribosomal protein S12, translating into MATINQLVRKPRAKKIEKTNVPALEACPQRRGVCTRVYTTTPKKPNSALRKVARVRLTNGAEVSSYIGGEGHNLQEHSVVLIRGGRVKDLPGVRYHVVRGSLDTSGVKDRKCGRSKYGAKRPKK; encoded by the coding sequence ATGGCCACGATCAATCAATTGGTCCGTAAGCCTCGTGCTAAAAAAATAGAGAAGACTAACGTTCCGGCGTTGGAAGCTTGTCCGCAAAGACGCGGGGTTTGTACCAGAGTTTATACCACAACCCCTAAAAAGCCGAACTCGGCTTTGCGTAAAGTTGCAAGGGTGAGGTTGACCAATGGTGCCGAGGTAAGTAGTTACATCGGTGGCGAGGGTCATAATCTTCAGGAGCATTCCGTGGTGTTGATTCGGGGTGGTCGTGTAAAAGATTTACCTGGTGTTCGCTATCACGTGGTTCGGGGAAGTCTCGATACTTCTGGTGTTAAGGATAGAAAATGTGGTCGCTCCAAATATGGCGCGAAAAGACCTAAGAAATAA
- the rpsG gene encoding 30S ribosomal protein S7, with product MSRRRVAAKRVINPDPRFGSDMLSKFMNMIMEDGKKSVAEKIVYGALDVIEGKGHKESLDLVAKALENVQPRVEVKSRRVGGATYQVPVEVRPARRLALSMRWLIDAARKRNERTMAAKLAGELLDASEGRGAAAKKREDTHRMAEANKAFAHYRW from the coding sequence ATGTCAAGAAGAAGAGTTGCTGCAAAAAGAGTCATTAATCCGGATCCGCGTTTTGGTAGCGATATGTTGTCAAAATTCATGAATATGATCATGGAAGATGGTAAGAAGTCTGTCGCTGAGAAAATTGTTTACGGTGCGTTGGATGTCATTGAAGGTAAAGGCCATAAAGAGTCTTTAGATTTGGTTGCAAAAGCACTGGAAAATGTCCAGCCACGGGTTGAGGTTAAATCCCGCCGGGTTGGCGGTGCGACTTATCAGGTGCCTGTAGAGGTGCGTCCTGCTAGAAGGTTGGCGTTGTCGATGCGGTGGTTAATTGATGCTGCGCGCAAGCGCAACGAAAGAACCATGGCTGCTAAGTTGGCAGGTGAGTTGTTGGATGCGTCGGAAGGTCGTGGAGCGGCAGCAAAGAAACGCGAAGATACGCATAGAATGGCGGAAGCGAATAAAGCGTTTGCTCATTATCGCTGGTAA
- the fusA gene encoding elongation factor G has product MARKTPIERYRNIGIMAHIDAGKTTTTERILFYTGVSHKMGEVHDGAATMDWMEQEQERGITITSAATTCFWLGMEKQYPEHRINIIDTPGHVDFTIEVERSLRVLDGACAVFCAVGGVEPQSETVWRQANKYHVPRLAFVNKMDRSGANFLRVVEQIKTRLGSVVVPMQLPIGAEESFKGVVDLLKMKAIYWEDANMGVGFTEMEIPAELQDRAREWRERMVEAAADASEELMDKYLEKGVLTNEEVKQGIRAQVLQNKLVPAYCGSAFKNKGVQCILDGVIDFLPSPLDIKPVEGLSDAESNVVRSASDDESFSALAFKIATDPFVGTLTFFRVYSGLVKSGDVVLNAGKGKKERVGRIVQMHANSRVEISEVRAGEIAAFIGLKDVTTGDTLCDIEKPILLEKMEFPEPVIAVAVEPRTKADQDKMGAALAKLAQEDPSFRVGSDPESGQIIISGMGELHLEIIVDRMKREFNVAANVGAPQVAYRETIKSVVECEGKFIRQSGGKGQYGHVWLRLEPKERGSGYEFVSEVVGGAIPKEYIPAIDKGVQEQMENGVLAGFPVVDVKVSLFDGSYHDVDSNEMAFKIAGSMCFRDGAKTANPALLEPIMKVEVVTPEDYMGEVVGDINRRRGVIHGMEDVPAGKVIECEVPLAEMFGYATDLRSATQGRATYSMQFERYNEAPANIAEAIIRKVS; this is encoded by the coding sequence GTGGCTCGTAAGACGCCTATAGAGCGTTACCGTAATATAGGCATCATGGCTCATATCGATGCTGGAAAGACAACAACCACCGAGAGAATTCTGTTTTATACGGGTGTTTCTCACAAGATGGGCGAGGTCCATGATGGCGCCGCTACTATGGACTGGATGGAGCAAGAGCAAGAAAGAGGGATAACAATCACCTCTGCGGCGACTACGTGCTTTTGGTTGGGTATGGAAAAGCAATATCCAGAGCATCGGATCAACATAATTGATACGCCAGGGCATGTTGATTTCACGATAGAAGTGGAGCGGTCGTTGCGTGTGTTGGACGGTGCGTGCGCTGTTTTTTGTGCTGTAGGTGGGGTAGAGCCGCAGTCGGAAACAGTGTGGCGTCAAGCGAACAAGTATCATGTGCCTAGGCTGGCTTTTGTGAACAAAATGGATCGTTCCGGGGCTAATTTTTTGCGCGTCGTTGAGCAAATTAAGACGCGGCTAGGTAGTGTCGTAGTGCCGATGCAACTGCCCATTGGGGCAGAGGAAAGTTTTAAAGGTGTTGTAGATTTGCTGAAAATGAAGGCTATCTACTGGGAAGATGCCAACATGGGTGTAGGCTTTACGGAAATGGAAATTCCAGCAGAACTGCAAGATCGCGCAAGAGAGTGGCGTGAACGTATGGTTGAGGCCGCCGCTGACGCATCTGAAGAATTGATGGATAAATACCTTGAAAAAGGTGTTTTGACAAACGAAGAAGTAAAGCAGGGTATAAGAGCGCAGGTTCTGCAGAATAAGTTGGTCCCGGCTTATTGTGGGTCGGCGTTTAAGAACAAAGGTGTGCAGTGTATTCTCGATGGCGTGATAGATTTTCTGCCGTCTCCTCTCGATATAAAGCCCGTAGAAGGTCTATCGGATGCGGAGAGTAATGTCGTTCGCAGCGCCTCTGATGATGAGTCTTTCTCAGCCTTGGCATTTAAAATAGCCACAGATCCATTTGTTGGAACACTGACTTTTTTCAGGGTTTATTCTGGATTGGTCAAGTCTGGAGATGTGGTTTTAAATGCTGGTAAGGGTAAAAAGGAAAGGGTTGGACGCATTGTGCAGATGCATGCCAACAGTCGCGTTGAAATCAGTGAAGTAAGAGCGGGTGAAATCGCGGCGTTTATTGGGCTGAAAGACGTAACAACCGGCGATACGCTTTGTGATATTGAGAAGCCGATTTTGCTCGAGAAAATGGAATTCCCTGAGCCGGTTATTGCCGTGGCTGTAGAGCCAAGAACAAAAGCAGATCAAGATAAAATGGGAGCTGCGCTAGCCAAGTTAGCCCAAGAAGATCCGTCCTTTAGAGTCGGTAGTGACCCGGAATCGGGTCAAATAATAATTTCGGGCATGGGTGAATTGCATCTTGAAATTATCGTTGACCGAATGAAAAGAGAGTTTAACGTTGCGGCAAATGTGGGCGCGCCGCAAGTTGCATACAGGGAAACAATTAAGAGCGTCGTAGAGTGTGAAGGGAAGTTTATAAGGCAGTCAGGAGGCAAGGGTCAATATGGACATGTGTGGCTCAGGTTAGAACCAAAGGAGCGTGGTTCGGGCTATGAATTTGTGAGTGAAGTGGTTGGTGGAGCTATTCCAAAGGAATATATTCCAGCTATAGATAAAGGTGTGCAAGAGCAAATGGAGAACGGCGTTTTAGCTGGTTTTCCGGTTGTTGATGTAAAGGTTAGTTTATTCGATGGTTCATATCATGATGTCGATTCGAATGAAATGGCTTTCAAGATAGCAGGATCTATGTGCTTCAGGGATGGGGCTAAGACTGCAAATCCTGCGTTGCTGGAGCCCATTATGAAAGTCGAGGTAGTAACCCCCGAGGACTATATGGGTGAGGTAGTGGGTGACATTAATCGACGGAGAGGTGTTATTCATGGAATGGAAGATGTTCCGGCCGGAAAAGTAATAGAGTGCGAAGTGCCTCTTGCTGAAATGTTCGGTTATGCCACGGATCTAAGGTCGGCGACTCAGGGTAGGGCAACGTACAGTATGCAGTTTGAAAGATATAACGAAGCACCTGCAAATATTGCGGAAGCGATTATTAGAAAAGTATCTTAA
- the tuf gene encoding elongation factor Tu has protein sequence MAKEKFERKKPHVNVGTIGHVDHGKTTLTAALTKVMAELQGGEVKAFDQIDNAPEERARGITISTSHVEYESANRHYAHVDCPGHADYVKNMITGAAQMDGAILVCSAADGPMPQTREHILLSRQVGVPYIVVFLNKADMVDDAELIELVEMEIRELLNQYEFPGDDTPIIVGSALKALEGEQSEIGVQSVVRLVEALDSYIPEPERAIDGKFLMPIEDVFSISGRGTVVTGRVERGIIKVGEAVEIVGIKDTVQTTCTGVEMFRKLLDQGQAGDNVGVLLRGTKREDVERGQVLAHVNSIKPHAHFKAEIYVLSKEEGGRHTPFFNGYRPQFYFRTTDVTGAVDLPEGVEMVMPGDNIAVTVKLISPIAMEDGLRFAIREGGRTVGAGVVASIIE, from the coding sequence ATGGCTAAAGAAAAATTTGAAAGAAAGAAACCGCACGTAAACGTTGGCACCATTGGTCACGTTGACCATGGTAAAACCACATTGACAGCGGCATTAACAAAAGTAATGGCGGAGCTGCAAGGCGGCGAGGTCAAGGCTTTTGATCAAATCGACAACGCCCCGGAAGAACGTGCGCGCGGTATCACTATTTCTACCTCACACGTAGAGTATGAGTCAGCCAACCGCCACTATGCCCACGTTGACTGCCCTGGTCACGCTGACTACGTTAAAAACATGATTACCGGTGCGGCCCAAATGGACGGCGCCATCCTGGTTTGCTCGGCTGCGGACGGTCCTATGCCGCAAACGCGCGAACACATCCTGTTGTCACGTCAAGTCGGTGTGCCTTACATTGTCGTGTTCTTGAACAAAGCAGATATGGTAGACGACGCCGAGCTGATTGAGCTTGTCGAAATGGAAATTCGTGAGCTGTTGAATCAATATGAATTCCCTGGTGACGATACCCCTATTATTGTGGGTTCTGCATTGAAAGCTTTAGAAGGCGAGCAAAGCGAAATTGGTGTACAATCCGTAGTCCGCTTGGTTGAGGCCCTGGATAGTTACATTCCTGAGCCAGAGCGTGCGATCGACGGCAAATTCTTGATGCCCATCGAAGACGTGTTCTCAATTTCAGGTCGCGGTACCGTAGTAACCGGTCGTGTTGAGCGTGGCATCATCAAAGTGGGCGAAGCAGTTGAAATCGTCGGCATCAAAGACACCGTTCAAACGACCTGCACCGGTGTGGAAATGTTCCGCAAGCTGCTCGATCAAGGTCAAGCGGGTGATAACGTCGGTGTCCTGTTGCGTGGTACCAAAAGAGAAGATGTTGAACGTGGTCAAGTATTGGCGCATGTTAACTCCATCAAGCCACACGCTCACTTTAAAGCAGAGATTTATGTGCTGTCCAAAGAAGAGGGTGGTCGTCATACCCCGTTCTTCAACGGCTACCGTCCGCAGTTCTACTTTAGAACAACCGACGTAACCGGTGCGGTTGATTTGCCAGAAGGTGTGGAAATGGTGATGCCAGGCGATAACATCGCTGTTACCGTAAAACTAATCTCACCGATTGCGATGGAAGACGGCTTACGTTTTGCGATTCGCGAAGGTGGTCGCACCGTTGGTGCGGGTGTTGTTGCTTCTATTATCGAGTAA
- the rpsJ gene encoding 30S ribosomal protein S10: MANQTIRIQLKAFDHKLIDQSAGEIVETAKRTGAQVKGPIPLPTRKERFTVLISPHVNKDARDQYELRTYKRLLDIVEPTDKTVDALMKLDLAAGVDVQIKLK; this comes from the coding sequence ATGGCCAATCAAACTATCAGAATCCAATTAAAAGCGTTTGATCATAAATTGATTGATCAGTCAGCGGGTGAGATAGTAGAAACAGCGAAGAGAACAGGCGCCCAAGTTAAGGGGCCTATTCCTTTGCCTACTAGAAAAGAACGTTTTACTGTATTGATTTCACCGCATGTTAATAAAGATGCTCGTGATCAATATGAACTGAGAACTTACAAAAGGTTGCTTGATATCGTTGAGCCAACCGATAAGACTGTTGACGCCTTGATGAAGTTGGATCTGGCGGCTGGGGTCGATGTTCAAATTAAGCTTAAATAG
- the rplC gene encoding 50S ribosomal protein L3: MSIGLIGRKCGMTRIFCEDGSSVPVTVLHIDSNRVIQVKSIETDGYRAIQVAAGDVKSSKVNKAMAGHYASANVTAGRGLWEFRLSESEAGEFSAGTELKVNVFEAGQVVDVSGTSIGKGFAGTVKRHNFRTQDATHGNSRSHRVPGSSGMNQTPGRVFKGKKMCGHMGAVKTTIQNLTIHAVDAERSLILVRGAVPGAKGGDVVITPAVKMLNKG, from the coding sequence ATGTCAATAGGTCTTATTGGTCGTAAATGTGGTATGACCAGAATTTTTTGCGAAGATGGCTCTTCGGTACCTGTTACCGTACTTCATATAGACTCTAACAGAGTTATACAGGTGAAGAGCATTGAAACTGATGGTTATCGCGCTATTCAGGTAGCGGCGGGTGATGTTAAGTCTTCAAAAGTCAACAAAGCAATGGCTGGGCATTACGCATCTGCCAATGTCACCGCAGGTCGTGGTCTGTGGGAATTTAGGCTAAGTGAGAGCGAGGCTGGCGAGTTTTCTGCAGGGACGGAGTTAAAAGTTAATGTGTTTGAAGCTGGGCAGGTCGTCGATGTGTCCGGTACTAGCATTGGTAAAGGTTTTGCCGGTACAGTTAAGCGCCATAATTTCAGAACGCAAGATGCGACGCACGGTAACTCACGTTCCCATCGGGTTCCAGGTTCTAGCGGTATGAATCAAACTCCGGGCCGAGTATTTAAAGGTAAGAAAATGTGCGGACACATGGGGGCGGTCAAAACTACAATACAGAATTTGACTATCCATGCTGTAGATGCTGAGCGGAGCCTGATTTTAGTCAGAGGCGCTGTGCCTGGTGCCAAGGGTGGTGATGTAGTGATCACCCCTGCAGTAAAAATGTTAAATAAAGGTTAA
- the rplD gene encoding 50S ribosomal protein L4 — MTLQIPAINNQDSAQALDVSEAVFGQDFNETLVHQLVTKYLSAARAGTKGQKNRAAVSGGGAKPFRQKGTGRARAGTTRSPVWRTGGVTFAAQPRSFDQKLNKKMYKVGIRSIFSELLRQGRLAVCNDITPATPKTKDFLSKIKGIDAKRLLVVADDLNENLILAARNIPYIAVVTPSSVDPVSLVSADKVIATAAALKQIEERLA, encoded by the coding sequence ATGACTTTGCAAATACCTGCAATCAATAATCAAGATTCAGCACAGGCGCTCGATGTCTCCGAGGCGGTATTCGGACAGGATTTTAACGAAACGTTGGTGCATCAACTGGTAACCAAATATCTTTCAGCAGCAAGAGCGGGCACTAAAGGCCAAAAAAACCGCGCGGCGGTAAGTGGTGGTGGTGCTAAGCCTTTCCGTCAAAAAGGTACTGGTCGTGCGCGCGCAGGAACAACCAGGAGCCCGGTATGGCGTACAGGCGGTGTTACATTTGCAGCTCAACCAAGATCTTTTGATCAGAAGTTGAACAAGAAGATGTATAAGGTTGGTATTAGGTCTATTTTTTCTGAGTTGTTGAGACAGGGTAGGTTGGCTGTATGCAACGACATAACGCCGGCGACACCAAAAACAAAAGACTTTTTGAGCAAGATAAAAGGTATCGATGCGAAAAGATTGTTAGTGGTTGCGGATGACTTAAATGAAAATTTAATTCTGGCGGCTAGAAACATCCCTTATATAGCGGTAGTTACTCCAAGTAGTGTGGACCCAGTGTCCTTGGTTTCTGCGGATAAGGTAATTGCGACAGCAGCAGCGCTGAAACAGATTGAGGAGCGTTTGGCATGA
- the rplW gene encoding 50S ribosomal protein L23 produces the protein MSIEKIKLASVLYAPIVSEKSSNAADQSNQFVFKVKKSATKLQIKNAVELMFGVEVAAVRVLNVKGKIKRFGRTLGKRSDWKKAYVKLQPGHNIELATA, from the coding sequence ATGAGCATTGAAAAAATCAAACTAGCAAGCGTTCTGTATGCGCCAATTGTGTCGGAGAAAAGCTCCAACGCGGCTGACCAAAGTAATCAGTTTGTATTCAAAGTAAAAAAGTCTGCAACTAAATTGCAGATTAAAAATGCAGTTGAATTGATGTTTGGTGTTGAAGTAGCTGCCGTTCGTGTTCTGAATGTTAAAGGAAAAATTAAACGATTCGGACGTACATTGGGCAAGCGATCCGACTGGAAAAAAGCTTATGTTAAGCTTCAGCCCGGTCATAACATTGAATTAGCGACAGCATAA
- the rplB gene encoding 50S ribosomal protein L2, protein MAILKSKPTSPGSRFVVRVQNNDLHKGKPFAQLLDKKNNTGGRNNLGRITTRHIGGGHKKFYRIVDFKRDKTDIPALVERIEYDPNRTANIALILFKDGERKYIIAPKGIEIGQEILSAETTPVKPGNCMPLRNMPLGTTIHCIELKPGKGAQIARSAGTSVQLVAKDGAYVTIRLRSGEMRKVPSDCRGVVGEVSNSEHNLISLGKAGAKRWRGVRPTVRGVAMNPVDHPHGGGEGRTSGGRHPVSPWGTPTKGYKTRKNKRTDNMIVRRRKQK, encoded by the coding sequence ATGGCTATTCTAAAATCAAAACCGACATCTCCGGGTTCTCGGTTTGTAGTGCGTGTACAAAATAATGATTTGCATAAGGGTAAGCCATTTGCACAACTACTTGACAAAAAGAACAATACCGGTGGTCGTAACAATCTAGGTAGAATAACGACTCGCCATATTGGCGGCGGACACAAAAAATTCTATCGGATAGTAGACTTTAAACGCGACAAAACTGATATTCCCGCGCTAGTTGAGCGTATCGAATACGATCCGAACAGAACTGCGAATATAGCGCTGATTCTTTTTAAAGATGGCGAGCGCAAATATATAATCGCGCCAAAAGGCATCGAGATAGGCCAAGAGATATTGAGTGCTGAAACGACTCCGGTTAAGCCTGGAAATTGTATGCCTCTGCGGAATATGCCTTTGGGCACCACAATTCATTGTATCGAACTGAAGCCAGGAAAAGGCGCTCAAATTGCAAGAAGCGCTGGAACCTCTGTTCAATTGGTTGCTAAAGATGGCGCATACGTCACCATCCGGCTTCGTTCTGGAGAGATGAGGAAAGTCCCGTCAGATTGCAGAGGTGTAGTTGGCGAAGTCTCCAACTCTGAGCACAATCTTATTTCGTTAGGAAAAGCTGGTGCGAAAAGATGGCGCGGTGTTAGACCTACTGTTAGAGGTGTAGCGATGAATCCTGTAGACCATCCACATGGTGGTGGTGAAGGTAGAACCTCCGGTGGTAGACACCCTGTCTCTCCTTGGGGAACGCCTACAAAAGGCTATAAAACTCGAAAAAACAAACGTACTGACAACATGATTGTCAGACGCCGTAAGCAAAAATAA
- the rpsS gene encoding 30S ribosomal protein S19: MPRSIKKGPFIDHHLLKKVEEAVRANNRKPIKTWSRRSMISPDMLGLTIAVHNGKQHVPVLISENMVGHKLGEFSPTRTYKGHIADKKSR; encoded by the coding sequence GTGCCACGTTCAATTAAAAAAGGTCCATTTATAGATCATCACTTGCTTAAGAAAGTAGAAGAAGCGGTGAGAGCGAATAATAGGAAACCGATTAAAACCTGGTCTAGAAGGTCAATGATCAGCCCAGATATGCTGGGATTGACTATTGCCGTGCATAATGGCAAACAGCATGTGCCGGTATTGATTTCAGAAAATATGGTCGGGCATAAGCTGGGTGAGTTCTCGCCTACAAGGACTTATAAAGGTCATATAGCAGACAAGAAATCAAGATAA
- the rplV gene encoding 50S ribosomal protein L22: MEVSAKLSNAPLSAQKARLVGDQIRGLPVEKALNLLSFSSKKAAAIIKKVLESAIANAEHNESADVDELRVSTVFVNEGRTLKRVSARAKGRANHILKRTCHITIKVAEK, from the coding sequence GTGGAAGTTTCGGCTAAATTAAGTAACGCTCCTCTTTCTGCGCAAAAAGCACGGCTTGTAGGGGATCAAATACGCGGGTTACCTGTTGAAAAAGCATTGAATTTGCTGAGTTTCAGCTCTAAGAAAGCTGCTGCGATAATCAAAAAAGTTCTTGAGTCGGCAATAGCTAACGCAGAACATAACGAAAGTGCTGATGTAGATGAATTAAGGGTTTCGACCGTATTCGTTAACGAAGGCAGAACGTTAAAGAGAGTTAGCGCAAGGGCGAAAGGACGTGCGAATCACATCCTAAAAAGAACTTGTCATATAACAATTAAAGTAGCAGAGAAATAG
- the rpsC gene encoding 30S ribosomal protein S3, translated as MGQKVHPTGIRLGIVKDWTSRWYANSQNYPVFLLQDLKVREYIKQKLAHASVSRVQINRPANNANITVHTARPGIVIGKKGEDIDVLRQSISVMMGVPVQLNVEEIRKPELDAYLVAESIAQQLEKRIMYRRAMKRAVTNTMRLGAEGIKITVAGRLNGAEIARTEWYREGRVPLHTLRADIDYGTAEAKTTYGIIGIKVWIFKGEVFDMDAHAASLSADSKK; from the coding sequence ATGGGACAAAAGGTACATCCCACTGGGATTCGTCTCGGGATAGTAAAAGATTGGACTTCGAGATGGTATGCAAATAGCCAGAATTACCCTGTGTTTCTGTTGCAGGATTTGAAGGTTAGAGAATACATCAAACAAAAGTTAGCTCACGCATCTGTCAGCAGGGTGCAAATAAATCGTCCTGCGAATAATGCCAATATTACTGTGCACACAGCTCGTCCTGGGATTGTGATAGGTAAGAAAGGTGAAGATATAGATGTGTTAAGGCAGAGTATATCTGTAATGATGGGAGTTCCTGTTCAATTAAATGTCGAAGAGATTCGCAAGCCAGAACTTGACGCGTATTTAGTGGCTGAAAGCATAGCTCAGCAGCTTGAAAAACGGATTATGTACCGTCGTGCGATGAAGCGAGCTGTTACTAACACCATGCGTTTAGGTGCTGAGGGAATAAAAATCACCGTAGCAGGTAGACTGAACGGAGCTGAGATTGCTAGAACGGAATGGTATCGCGAAGGCCGTGTGCCGCTTCATACTTTGCGGGCAGATATTGATTACGGAACTGCTGAAGCCAAAACCACTTATGGAATTATCGGTATAAAGGTTTGGATATTTAAGGGTGAGGTGTTTGATATGGATGCTCATGCAGCGTCATTAAGCGCCGACTCAAAAAAATAG
- the rplP gene encoding 50S ribosomal protein L16 → MLQPKRTKFRKQHTGRNNGTALRGSSVSFGEYGLKSVSRGRMTARQIEAARRAISRHVKRGGKIWIRIFPDKPITKKPLEVRMGKGKGSVEYWVAQIKPGTMLFEIEGVSEELAREAFELAAAKLPVKTTFSARTIM, encoded by the coding sequence ATGCTTCAGCCAAAAAGAACAAAATTCCGCAAACAACATACCGGTAGAAATAACGGTACAGCGTTGCGCGGTTCGTCAGTAAGCTTCGGCGAGTATGGTTTAAAATCAGTTAGCCGTGGTAGAATGACCGCCCGCCAAATTGAGGCGGCCAGGAGAGCTATTAGTCGTCACGTAAAGCGTGGTGGTAAAATCTGGATCAGAATTTTTCCAGACAAGCCTATCACGAAAAAACCATTAGAAGTTCGTATGGGTAAAGGTAAAGGTAGTGTAGAATACTGGGTTGCTCAAATTAAACCCGGCACGATGCTGTTTGAAATTGAGGGTGTTTCTGAGGAATTAGCAAGAGAAGCCTTTGAATTGGCCGCAGCTAAACTGCCTGTGAAAACTACGTTCTCTGCACGGACAATAATGTAA
- the rpmC gene encoding 50S ribosomal protein L29, with protein sequence MKAKDLRSKTKEELNSSLLELSREQFNLRMQKGTGQLSKPSQIKQVRRDIARINTILSEMVRV encoded by the coding sequence ATGAAAGCGAAAGATTTAAGAAGCAAAACAAAAGAAGAGTTGAATTCCAGTCTTTTGGAGTTGTCTCGCGAACAATTCAATTTGAGAATGCAAAAGGGAACTGGGCAACTTAGCAAGCCGAGTCAAATTAAGCAGGTGAGGCGAGATATTGCTCGCATTAATACTATTCTAAGTGAAATGGTAAGAGTATAG
- the rpsQ gene encoding 30S ribosomal protein S17, translating to MSENLDTVRKVTGRVVSNKMDKTASVLVERLVKHPVYGKYIKRSTKLLVHDENNICQEGDVVSITSCRPISKNKAFKLLEVLETANR from the coding sequence ATGAGCGAAAATCTAGATACTGTACGTAAGGTAACTGGTCGGGTAGTTAGCAATAAAATGGATAAGACCGCTTCTGTTTTGGTTGAGCGCCTGGTAAAGCACCCTGTATACGGAAAGTATATAAAGCGATCCACCAAGCTTCTCGTTCACGACGAAAACAATATATGCCAAGAGGGCGACGTGGTTTCAATTACCTCTTGCCGTCCTATTTCTAAGAATAAGGCGTTCAAACTGTTGGAAGTATTAGAAACTGCCAATAGATAA
- the rplN gene encoding 50S ribosomal protein L14, protein MIQMQTSLDVADNSGAKKVMCIKVLGGSHRRYAGIGDIIKVSVKDAMPRTRVKKGDVYNALVVRTRKGVRRADGSVIRFDGNAAVILNNQLQPIGTRIFGPVTRELRGDKFMKIISLAPEVL, encoded by the coding sequence ATGATTCAGATGCAAACTAGCCTTGACGTCGCCGATAACAGTGGCGCAAAAAAGGTCATGTGTATCAAGGTCCTTGGAGGTTCGCACCGCCGCTATGCTGGCATCGGTGATATCATCAAGGTAAGCGTCAAAGACGCTATGCCGCGTACGAGGGTTAAAAAAGGCGACGTATATAACGCATTAGTTGTAAGGACTCGTAAAGGTGTTCGTAGGGCTGATGGTTCAGTTATACGCTTTGACGGCAATGCCGCGGTAATTTTAAATAACCAACTACAACCAATTGGTACTCGTATCTTTGGGCCGGTTACTCGTGAATTAAGAGGCGATAAATTCATGAAGATTATCTCTCTAGCGCCAGAAGTATTGTAG
- the rplX gene encoding 50S ribosomal protein L24: MQKIKQGDEVIVIVGKDKGKLGKVSKVLEDQKLLVEGINLVKKHQRGNPNLGVSGGIVDKNMPIDISNVALFNPKTKKGDRVGFRILDDGKKVRYFKSTNENVGL; the protein is encoded by the coding sequence ATGCAAAAGATTAAACAAGGCGATGAAGTCATCGTAATAGTAGGAAAAGATAAGGGTAAGCTAGGGAAGGTAAGTAAAGTACTTGAAGACCAAAAACTATTAGTCGAGGGTATTAACTTAGTAAAGAAGCATCAAAGAGGTAATCCGAACCTAGGTGTTTCTGGTGGTATTGTTGATAAAAACATGCCAATCGACATTTCGAATGTTGCCTTATTTAACCCAAAAACGAAAAAAGGCGACAGAGTGGGTTTTAGAATTCTAGATGATGGAAAAAAAGTCAGATATTTTAAATCTACTAACGAAAACGTTGGTCTCTAA
- the rplE gene encoding 50S ribosomal protein L5, protein MARLQSKYKSEIVPAMQEQFGYKTIMQVPKLTKITLNMGVGGAIADKKVLQSAVSDMEKISGQKAVITLARKSIAGFKIRDDMPIGCKVTLRADKMYEFLDRLITISIPRIRDFRGMSSKSFDGRGNYSMGIKEQIIFPEIDYDKIDALRGMDICITTTAKTDEEGLALLKLFNFPFKN, encoded by the coding sequence ATGGCTAGACTACAAAGTAAATACAAATCCGAAATTGTTCCCGCGATGCAGGAGCAGTTTGGCTACAAAACAATAATGCAAGTGCCAAAGCTCACAAAAATAACGCTTAATATGGGTGTTGGTGGGGCTATTGCAGATAAAAAAGTTCTGCAATCTGCGGTTTCTGATATGGAAAAAATATCAGGACAGAAAGCTGTGATTACGTTGGCTAGAAAATCAATTGCAGGATTTAAGATTCGCGATGACATGCCGATTGGTTGCAAGGTTACGTTGCGCGCCGATAAAATGTATGAATTTCTGGATAGGCTAATTACGATTTCTATACCTAGAATACGCGATTTTAGAGGTATGAGTTCTAAGAGTTTCGACGGTCGTGGTAACTATTCAATGGGAATTAAAGAGCAAATTATTTTCCCTGAAATAGATTATGACAAGATTGATGCGCTCCGTGGTATGGATATTTGTATCACAACAACTGCTAAAACAGATGAAGAAGGTTTAGCACTGTTGAAGTTATTCAATTTTCCATTTAAAAACTAG